From a region of the Paeniglutamicibacter cryotolerans genome:
- the mutM gene encoding bifunctional DNA-formamidopyrimidine glycosylase/DNA-(apurinic or apyrimidinic site) lyase: MPELPEVEVVRRGLEDWVVGRTIATAQVLDPRSLRRHPGGPADFLDTVIGTTPLAAIRRGKFLWLPLGGLPVPLAMVAHLGMSGQLLVEEHEAPDEKHLKVRFELAETAGKPAELRFIDQRIFGGVFLSPLQRTDDGLPGGTGSDSALIPEAAAHIARDVLDSSLGADDLYLALRKRRIGLKRAILDQQVISGVGNIYADEALWAAKLHSKRATDTIRRPEVALLFAALRDVMGRALEAGGTSFDALYVNVNGASGYFDRSLNAYGREGKECQRCRDAGLTSLIRRDPFMGRSSYSCPRCQPTPRNARN, from the coding sequence GTGCCCGAGCTTCCCGAAGTGGAGGTCGTCCGCCGCGGGCTCGAGGACTGGGTGGTTGGCCGCACCATCGCCACCGCCCAGGTCCTTGATCCGCGTTCCCTGCGCCGCCACCCGGGTGGCCCGGCTGATTTCCTCGACACCGTTATCGGCACCACGCCCCTGGCCGCGATACGCCGGGGAAAGTTTCTTTGGCTTCCCCTGGGAGGCCTGCCCGTACCGTTAGCCATGGTGGCTCACCTGGGCATGAGCGGGCAGCTCCTGGTCGAAGAACACGAGGCCCCCGATGAAAAGCACCTCAAGGTCCGGTTTGAATTGGCCGAGACCGCAGGAAAACCCGCCGAATTGCGCTTCATTGACCAGCGAATCTTCGGGGGAGTGTTCCTCTCCCCGCTGCAGCGCACCGATGACGGACTGCCCGGCGGAACGGGCAGCGATAGCGCGCTGATCCCCGAGGCCGCGGCACACATTGCACGGGACGTGCTGGACTCTTCGCTCGGGGCCGACGACCTCTACCTGGCCCTGCGCAAGCGACGCATCGGTCTCAAACGGGCCATTCTCGATCAGCAGGTGATCTCCGGGGTCGGAAACATCTACGCCGATGAAGCGCTCTGGGCCGCCAAGCTGCATTCAAAGCGCGCAACCGACACCATCAGGCGCCCCGAGGTGGCGCTGCTCTTCGCAGCGTTGCGTGATGTCATGGGCCGGGCCCTGGAGGCTGGCGGAACCAGTTTCGATGCCCTGTATGTCAACGTCAACGGTGCTTCTGGATACTTCGACCGCTCGCTCAATGCCTATGGACGCGAGGGCAAGGAATGTCAGCGCTGCCGGGACGCGGGGCTCACCTCCTTGATCCGCCGGGATCCATTCATGGGTCGTTCCTCGTATTCCTGTCCGCGCTGCCAGCCAACGCCACGTAACGCACGGAACTGA
- the rnc gene encoding ribonuclease III — translation MPSSEELLKRLGVDIDSGTLRLALTHRSFAYENGGLPTNERLEFLGDSILGYAVTDHLYRQYPDLPEGDLAKRRSAVVSTRALAGIARTLGVGEFILLGQGERLTNGADKSSILADTMESLIGATYLTHGIETARLLVMRLVGPLLKDVDALGAGTDWKTSIQEIAASNKLGTIEYRVEGSGPDHARSYVATLHIGGQAYGSGAGPSKKEAEQEAAASSWKMLRTPAKDAKEN, via the coding sequence ATGCCTTCATCAGAAGAGCTTTTGAAGCGTCTCGGAGTCGATATCGACTCCGGGACGCTTCGTCTTGCTCTCACACATCGTTCCTTCGCGTACGAAAATGGTGGCCTGCCCACCAACGAACGCCTGGAGTTCCTGGGTGACTCGATCCTCGGCTATGCCGTCACCGATCACCTGTACCGCCAATACCCCGACCTTCCCGAGGGCGACCTGGCGAAGCGCCGTTCGGCCGTCGTCAGTACACGTGCCTTGGCCGGCATCGCCCGTACCCTCGGCGTGGGCGAATTCATTCTTCTCGGCCAGGGCGAGCGTCTCACCAACGGTGCAGACAAATCATCGATCCTTGCCGACACCATGGAGTCGCTGATCGGTGCCACCTATCTGACGCACGGCATCGAAACCGCGCGCCTGCTGGTCATGCGCCTGGTTGGTCCGCTGCTGAAGGACGTCGACGCGCTCGGTGCCGGCACGGACTGGAAGACCTCCATCCAGGAGATCGCCGCATCCAACAAGCTCGGCACCATTGAATACCGGGTTGAGGGTTCTGGTCCCGATCATGCTCGAAGCTACGTGGCAACCCTTCACATCGGTGGCCAGGCCTATGGCTCCGGTGCCGGCCCCTCGAAGAAGGAAGCCGAACAGGAAGCCGCAGCATCCTCCTGGAAGATGCTCCGGACCCCGGCCAAAGACGCCAAGGAAAACTAG
- the rpmF gene encoding 50S ribosomal protein L32 produces MAVPKRKMSRSNTRARRAQWKATAPHLVKTVENGRVTYSLPHQAKVVTDSAGTELFLEYKGRKVADA; encoded by the coding sequence GTGGCTGTTCCTAAGCGGAAGATGTCCCGCTCGAATACTCGCGCCCGCCGGGCCCAGTGGAAGGCGACTGCGCCTCACCTGGTCAAGACCGTTGAAAACGGCCGCGTCACCTACAGCCTGCCGCACCAGGCTAAGGTTGTCACGGACTCCGCAGGCACCGAGCTGTTCCTTGAGTACAAGGGCCGCAAGGTAGCTGACGCGTAA
- a CDS encoding YceD family protein, giving the protein MVLSTKDLGRSPGSMTILDEQVAAPAELGVALVGVQEGSEIDLDLRFEAVHEGILVSGVATVEINGECGRCLESIAYDLDADIQELFYYEGINLPEDDEEDDQCRVIDDHIDLEPVLRDAVVTALPFQPVCKEDCAGLCSECGMNLNEDPEHHHEVLDPRWAALAGLSDNAADHAANSTHSVDREER; this is encoded by the coding sequence TTGGTCCTTTCGACCAAGGATCTCGGGCGCAGCCCGGGAAGCATGACAATTCTCGATGAGCAGGTCGCTGCGCCCGCTGAACTGGGTGTAGCACTCGTCGGCGTTCAGGAAGGGTCGGAAATCGACCTGGATCTGAGGTTCGAGGCCGTGCACGAGGGTATCTTGGTTTCCGGAGTGGCCACTGTTGAAATCAACGGTGAGTGCGGAAGGTGCCTGGAGTCCATCGCGTATGACCTCGATGCCGATATCCAAGAACTCTTCTATTACGAGGGCATTAATCTGCCCGAGGATGACGAAGAGGATGACCAGTGCCGGGTTATCGATGATCATATTGATCTCGAGCCGGTACTTCGGGATGCAGTGGTGACCGCGCTGCCATTCCAGCCGGTGTGTAAGGAAGACTGTGCAGGGCTTTGTTCCGAATGCGGAATGAACCTGAATGAGGATCCGGAGCACCACCATGAGGTCTTGGATCCTCGTTGGGCAGCCCTTGCCGGTTTGTCCGACAACGCCGCGGACCACGCGGCGAATAGTACACATTCAGTCGATAGAGAAGAGAGATAG
- a CDS encoding CDP-glycerol glycerophosphotransferase family protein, whose amino-acid sequence MNHLQERLARSIQDLQTSRSRRELVRRQAVGARGFEELHAEVTGGVLALRMVLDARYDVIDLSLLASREVLWSVQLLPAPRLGAGGAAGGAVAYVAEIDLCALAGVWNARPDVVDVAGDGAVAAGTLRLTVRIRSRADQVQKRALAVEFQTEDGTYPNGRQFMAMVNGGVVDADAEVLSHVPLGRCGLTVLGRLDGVGGGAALVAPYVNRNGYLALAVGREARPTISLGVDSIDTTNAVLCLRGRAYTGFDKVASSRFQLIGRRSGNVLEGPSSFGALRDATARNFGRGRYLWEAVLDFATVDWDQLDTEDNYDLWVELLLEGREEPVSIRVAKTPYVVRATTRAGHLIRGGEVLVLNPYYTFKRKATSLLIERFSLKSFTMMRESGRVGRALAKRGNKPIWIIGELPYKAQDNGLYFFRYVREHHPEIDAYYVINQGSPELDNLRGLGHVVFHHSEEHFRLALLADRFIGTHHPDYLYPTRMPEFRSKATGYRVFLQHGVMGTKWMVPNYGKRSTSFETDLFCVSSEREKEYIVGDFGYSPREVVVTGLPRFDSLLAGDVDLKPRQLLVIPTWRDWLQTDAAFGESEYLRLWSDFLNHPRLLRLAETENVEVVFCLHPNMQGFTSYFEHAPARIVRQGETDVQFLMKQSAAMVTDYSSVGFDFSFLGRPVHYLQFDRGRFLGKAGSHLDLDSELPGPVALDLAALFDQLEATVRRGFAMEPEYRERSDRFIVAKDLNHSKRVFEAVAALQVTASPVEKIAKTEFAERLLGRLRRSKRYFSVMKAMQRGLQKLPMDSRLMVFESGLGKQYADSPRYIYEELVRRGDARKKVWIYDGPRHFADPNTTVVKRLSPQYFWVMGRAKYWVSNQSFPYYMTRRKRGVYLQTWHGTPLKRMLHDIGEIQGRDPGYVERVERATAQWTHLLSPSPYATAAMRSSYGYTGPVLELGYPRNDPLVADSAGEKASQVRRGLGIAPGQRVVLYAPTFRDNASNGRGRFGFEMPFDLAGFTQRFGDDTVLLLRMHVLVQAGLEIPPECRGKVIDVSGYPEIQELYLASDVLITDYSSVFFDYALLRRPIVFYAYDLEVYRDELRGFYLDYAQEMPGPIVESEDALFAALQGALDGDLQDGGRREEFLARFAPRDDGSASARVVEALFESS is encoded by the coding sequence ATGAACCACCTTCAGGAGCGACTTGCGCGTTCGATACAGGACCTGCAGACCAGCCGCTCACGCCGGGAGCTGGTGCGCCGCCAAGCGGTCGGTGCCAGGGGATTCGAGGAACTCCATGCCGAGGTGACCGGCGGGGTGCTTGCCCTAAGGATGGTCCTTGATGCCAGGTACGACGTGATTGACCTGTCGTTGTTGGCCAGTCGCGAGGTGCTGTGGAGCGTTCAGCTGCTCCCCGCCCCAAGGCTGGGGGCCGGTGGAGCGGCGGGTGGCGCAGTCGCGTATGTGGCAGAAATCGATCTATGCGCGCTCGCCGGTGTATGGAACGCACGTCCAGATGTCGTTGATGTTGCAGGTGATGGGGCGGTTGCCGCTGGCACGCTCCGTTTGACCGTCAGGATCCGATCCAGGGCGGACCAGGTCCAGAAGCGGGCGTTGGCCGTCGAATTCCAGACCGAAGACGGAACCTACCCCAACGGCAGGCAATTCATGGCCATGGTGAATGGCGGGGTGGTTGACGCGGATGCCGAGGTTCTCAGCCATGTGCCGCTAGGCCGCTGTGGGCTGACGGTGCTCGGACGGCTGGACGGTGTTGGCGGTGGCGCGGCCCTGGTTGCCCCTTACGTCAACAGGAACGGATACCTGGCTTTGGCGGTGGGCAGGGAAGCCCGTCCCACCATCAGCCTGGGCGTTGATTCAATAGACACGACGAATGCCGTACTGTGTCTGCGTGGGCGGGCATACACCGGATTCGACAAGGTGGCCTCGTCCCGGTTCCAGCTGATCGGCCGACGTTCTGGAAACGTGCTGGAAGGACCATCCAGCTTTGGCGCGCTTCGTGATGCAACGGCACGGAATTTCGGAAGAGGGCGCTATCTCTGGGAGGCGGTCCTAGACTTCGCCACTGTCGATTGGGATCAACTCGATACGGAGGACAACTATGACCTGTGGGTCGAACTCCTGCTTGAAGGACGCGAGGAACCGGTCAGCATCCGCGTTGCCAAGACCCCGTACGTCGTCCGCGCCACTACCCGGGCAGGGCACCTGATCCGTGGCGGGGAAGTCCTCGTCCTGAACCCGTATTACACCTTTAAGCGCAAAGCCACCTCGCTACTGATCGAGCGCTTTTCGCTCAAGTCATTCACCATGATGCGCGAATCGGGCCGGGTGGGACGGGCGTTGGCCAAGCGCGGAAACAAACCGATATGGATCATCGGGGAACTGCCCTACAAGGCCCAGGACAACGGGCTGTATTTCTTCAGGTACGTCCGCGAACACCACCCTGAGATCGATGCCTACTACGTGATCAACCAGGGTTCGCCGGAGCTGGATAACCTGCGGGGCTTGGGCCATGTGGTGTTCCACCATTCCGAGGAACACTTCAGGCTGGCCCTGCTGGCTGACCGGTTCATCGGAACCCACCATCCCGACTATCTGTACCCCACGCGGATGCCCGAGTTCCGCAGCAAGGCCACGGGGTACCGGGTGTTCCTGCAACACGGTGTCATGGGCACCAAGTGGATGGTGCCGAACTACGGAAAGCGATCGACCAGTTTTGAAACGGACCTGTTCTGTGTTTCTTCGGAACGGGAAAAGGAGTACATCGTGGGAGACTTCGGATATTCCCCGCGGGAAGTGGTCGTCACAGGCCTTCCCCGTTTCGATTCGCTGCTGGCGGGCGATGTCGATCTCAAGCCGCGCCAACTACTTGTCATTCCCACATGGAGGGACTGGCTGCAGACCGACGCAGCGTTCGGTGAATCGGAGTACCTGCGGCTGTGGAGCGACTTCCTGAACCATCCGCGGTTACTCCGGCTCGCCGAAACTGAAAACGTCGAGGTTGTCTTCTGTCTGCATCCGAATATGCAGGGATTCACCTCCTACTTCGAGCATGCCCCGGCACGCATCGTGCGGCAGGGGGAAACCGACGTCCAGTTCCTGATGAAACAGAGCGCGGCGATGGTCACCGACTATTCAAGCGTCGGATTCGACTTCAGCTTCCTGGGCCGGCCGGTGCACTACCTGCAATTCGACCGGGGCCGTTTCCTGGGCAAAGCCGGATCCCATCTGGACCTCGATTCTGAGCTTCCTGGACCGGTGGCCCTTGATCTTGCCGCGCTCTTCGACCAGCTCGAGGCAACTGTTCGGCGTGGATTTGCCATGGAACCGGAATATCGGGAACGCTCGGATAGGTTCATCGTCGCCAAGGACTTGAACCATTCGAAACGGGTCTTCGAAGCGGTGGCTGCGCTGCAGGTAACTGCGAGTCCTGTGGAGAAGATCGCCAAGACCGAATTCGCCGAGCGGTTGTTGGGCAGGCTGCGCCGGAGCAAACGCTATTTCTCTGTCATGAAGGCGATGCAGCGCGGACTGCAGAAGCTACCCATGGACAGCAGGCTCATGGTCTTCGAATCCGGGCTGGGCAAGCAATACGCGGATTCGCCACGGTATATATACGAGGAACTGGTACGCCGGGGTGATGCCCGCAAGAAGGTATGGATCTACGATGGGCCCCGGCATTTCGCCGATCCGAACACGACTGTTGTCAAACGGCTTTCACCGCAGTATTTCTGGGTGATGGGCCGGGCGAAATACTGGGTCTCGAACCAGAGCTTCCCGTATTACATGACCAGGCGCAAGCGGGGGGTCTACCTGCAGACCTGGCACGGGACGCCGCTCAAGCGCATGCTGCACGACATCGGAGAGATCCAGGGGCGTGATCCGGGCTACGTCGAGCGAGTCGAGCGGGCGACGGCACAGTGGACGCACCTGCTATCCCCGAGTCCCTATGCCACAGCGGCCATGCGGAGCTCATATGGATACACCGGCCCGGTCCTGGAGCTTGGCTATCCGCGCAATGATCCATTGGTTGCCGATTCCGCGGGGGAGAAGGCCTCACAGGTGCGGCGCGGGCTGGGCATAGCGCCCGGGCAACGGGTTGTCCTCTACGCCCCCACCTTCCGGGACAACGCCTCCAACGGCCGGGGAAGGTTCGGTTTCGAGATGCCGTTTGATCTGGCCGGCTTCACCCAAAGGTTCGGAGACGACACGGTGCTGCTCCTGAGGATGCACGTGCTGGTCCAGGCCGGACTGGAGATCCCGCCCGAATGCCGGGGCAAGGTCATCGACGTTTCGGGCTATCCAGAGATCCAGGAGCTCTATCTGGCAAGCGATGTGCTGATTACCGACTACTCCTCCGTCTTCTTCGATTATGCGCTGCTGCGCCGTCCTATCGTGTTCTACGCGTATGACTTGGAGGTATACCGGGACGAGCTGCGCGGGTTCTATCTCGATTACGCGCAGGAGATGCCGGGACCTATTGTTGAGAGCGAGGATGCACTCTTCGCTGCGCTGCAAGGCGCACTTGACGGAGACCTGCAGGACGGCGGAAGGCGCGAGGAGTTCCTCGCGCGGTTCGCTCCCCGCGACGACGGCTCGGCTTCTGCCCGGGTAGTCGAAGCACTTTTCGAATCCTCCTAG
- a CDS encoding stealth conserved region 3 domain-containing protein: MDFSRKPPNAERGLNALRDEQTRIVRRIVIESDTPCVVSDDGRTLTMTAAACARLREQLAERGIDSLSIEADALSRNIIAGWSCADKAVSLRQRDLHETLGVRILVTGDGKPYTVPNILDFDAPVDLVYTWVDGADAQWQDERAHALAAVDTTLLPTAADAVRYSSNDELKYSLRSVEAFLPWVNHIYLVMGQQPPVWLNTDHPGLTVVDHAEIFANTGNLPTFNSHAIEAQLHRIRELSEHFIYMNDDVFFGKPVSPSLFFTRGGQTRFQLSTQRFETEVGRALPVDVAALNNSELLQVEFGVQSTLKFKHVAHPQRRSVLERIEARHPVEVATTVSSKFRGTNDLSIPSSLAHYYGAALGMAVPGDASYKYVDVGEESAQLNLAKLLWGKRPHMLCLNQVSGGDKDLERQRTMVTHYLRQAYPWRSSFERVP, from the coding sequence ATGGATTTCTCCCGGAAGCCACCGAACGCCGAGCGCGGGCTTAACGCCCTGCGCGATGAACAAACCCGGATCGTGAGACGTATCGTCATCGAGTCGGACACCCCCTGTGTGGTCAGCGATGACGGCCGAACCCTTACTATGACAGCTGCGGCATGCGCCCGGCTGCGGGAGCAACTCGCTGAGCGGGGTATCGACTCCTTGTCCATAGAGGCCGATGCCCTGTCCCGGAACATCATCGCCGGGTGGTCCTGCGCCGATAAGGCCGTCTCGCTAAGGCAAAGGGACCTGCACGAGACCCTGGGCGTCAGGATCCTGGTGACCGGAGACGGAAAGCCCTACACCGTCCCCAACATCCTTGACTTTGACGCTCCGGTCGACCTCGTCTACACGTGGGTGGACGGGGCGGACGCGCAATGGCAGGATGAACGCGCCCATGCGCTCGCAGCGGTCGATACCACCCTGCTGCCAACGGCGGCCGATGCCGTGCGGTACTCATCCAATGATGAGCTGAAGTACTCCCTGCGCTCGGTAGAGGCATTTCTTCCATGGGTTAATCACATTTACCTGGTGATGGGGCAGCAGCCACCGGTCTGGCTCAATACCGATCATCCTGGTTTGACCGTCGTTGACCACGCAGAGATCTTCGCCAATACCGGCAATCTGCCCACGTTCAACTCGCACGCCATCGAGGCCCAACTCCACCGCATCCGCGAACTCTCCGAGCATTTCATCTACATGAACGACGACGTGTTTTTCGGGAAGCCGGTGAGCCCCAGCCTGTTCTTCACCCGCGGCGGGCAAACACGATTCCAGCTGTCAACGCAGCGTTTCGAAACGGAGGTGGGCAGGGCACTGCCAGTTGATGTGGCGGCACTGAACAACTCGGAACTATTGCAGGTCGAGTTTGGGGTCCAGTCGACATTGAAATTCAAACACGTGGCGCATCCCCAACGCCGGTCGGTCCTTGAAAGGATTGAGGCCCGGCACCCGGTCGAAGTCGCGACAACGGTGTCGTCGAAATTCAGGGGTACAAACGACCTGTCGATTCCGTCATCGCTGGCCCACTACTATGGCGCGGCATTGGGGATGGCGGTTCCAGGTGACGCCAGCTACAAGTACGTCGATGTGGGCGAGGAAAGCGCCCAACTCAATCTGGCCAAGCTACTGTGGGGCAAGCGGCCACACATGCTCTGCCTGAATCAAGTATCGGGCGGTGACAAGGACCTGGAACGGCAACGCACAATGGTGACCCACTACCTCCGCCAGGCCTATCCATGGCGTTCGTCGTTCGAGAGGGTTCCCTGA
- a CDS encoding CDP-glycerol glycerophosphotransferase family protein, whose translation MPMVPKLKRAFTQLSARIGSAVSEPAARRRLNGRVLPANPSPFAVYFADTPEGRYQLLQWLAPLERLAVEGAAVTVLLSNASTARPIMDATTLPVQLCTTSAELESFVEGHRVQVIFYVNNNQANFTVLRLNGLVHVHLSHGESEKSSMVSNQLKAYDFAFIAGEASRSRIMAAVSRIDPHHLVEIGRPQLDFATQRADRSPDAVTVLYAPTWEGDSSQMAYGSLAEHGVGLCKALLADPRIRLIFRPHPKTGSLSAAHARARKRVEHLIRTAPAASASRTSVTDVSSDPIDLLAAADVVVADVSAMAMDAVGLGKPSVLLLPSAPPANGPASGQHRILDYVPAWHGVPAEAADLIVALANGGEPEQQAAFRDHVFGERCRGTGTQRFILASRELLGEGSVREPAS comes from the coding sequence ATGCCCATGGTTCCAAAACTCAAGCGCGCATTTACACAGTTATCGGCCCGAATCGGCTCGGCGGTCAGCGAGCCCGCTGCCCGCCGGCGCCTCAACGGCCGCGTCCTTCCGGCAAACCCTTCACCGTTTGCCGTCTACTTCGCCGACACCCCGGAGGGGAGGTACCAGCTCCTTCAGTGGCTCGCCCCGCTTGAACGACTCGCTGTCGAAGGAGCAGCAGTGACGGTGCTGCTTTCCAACGCATCGACGGCACGCCCCATCATGGACGCGACGACCCTGCCGGTCCAGTTGTGTACCACCTCTGCCGAGCTTGAGTCATTTGTCGAGGGACACCGCGTTCAGGTGATCTTCTACGTCAATAACAACCAAGCCAACTTCACCGTCCTGCGACTCAACGGACTGGTTCACGTCCATCTCAGCCATGGGGAAAGTGAAAAATCCTCGATGGTTTCCAACCAGCTCAAGGCCTATGACTTTGCCTTTATCGCCGGAGAAGCGTCACGTTCCCGCATCATGGCGGCGGTCAGCCGCATCGATCCGCATCACCTGGTGGAGATCGGCCGGCCCCAGCTTGACTTCGCCACCCAGCGGGCCGACCGGTCCCCCGATGCAGTGACGGTCCTCTACGCGCCAACGTGGGAAGGTGACAGCAGCCAGATGGCATATGGTTCGCTGGCAGAGCACGGGGTTGGACTCTGCAAGGCACTGCTAGCCGATCCAAGGATCCGATTGATCTTCCGCCCGCATCCGAAAACCGGAAGCCTCTCGGCGGCCCATGCACGGGCTAGGAAGCGGGTCGAACACCTCATCCGCACTGCCCCCGCTGCTTCGGCATCCCGGACCTCGGTCACCGACGTCTCATCCGACCCGATCGACTTGTTGGCGGCGGCTGATGTCGTCGTCGCCGATGTTTCGGCGATGGCTATGGATGCAGTGGGTCTCGGCAAGCCATCGGTGTTGCTCCTGCCCTCAGCTCCACCGGCCAACGGCCCGGCATCCGGACAGCACCGGATCCTTGATTACGTGCCGGCATGGCATGGCGTTCCAGCCGAGGCGGCCGACCTCATCGTCGCTCTCGCGAACGGCGGCGAACCGGAGCAGCAGGCCGCGTTCCGCGATCATGTCTTTGGCGAAAGATGTCGCGGCACCGGCACGCAGCGCTTCATTCTTGCTTCACGGGAGCTGCTGGGTGAGGGATCGGTTCGGGAACCCGCCTCCTGA
- a CDS encoding adenylyltransferase/cytidyltransferase family protein has protein sequence MTRTVLTYGTFDLFHIGHLNILKRLKEKGDRLIVGVSTDEFNAVKGKKPIVPFEQRLEIVQAIQYVDEAIPEDNWDQKRLDIAKYDVDVFGIGEDWKGKFDDLGDKVEVVYLPRTSGISTTEMKRVLSAFDERHVDELKRTLDSLSQIVKELS, from the coding sequence ATGACAAGAACAGTTCTCACTTACGGAACCTTCGACCTTTTCCACATCGGACACCTGAACATCCTCAAGCGACTCAAGGAAAAGGGCGACCGCCTGATCGTCGGAGTCTCCACGGACGAATTCAACGCGGTCAAGGGCAAGAAACCCATCGTTCCGTTCGAGCAGCGGTTGGAGATCGTACAGGCCATCCAATACGTTGACGAGGCAATTCCCGAGGACAACTGGGACCAGAAGCGTTTGGACATCGCCAAGTACGATGTCGACGTCTTTGGCATCGGTGAGGACTGGAAAGGCAAGTTCGACGATCTCGGTGACAAAGTCGAGGTCGTCTACTTGCCGCGCACCTCGGGAATCTCCACCACCGAAATGAAGCGCGTGCTCAGTGCTTTTGACGAACGGCACGTCGACGAGCTGAAGCGCACCCTCGACTCACTGAGCCAGATCGTCAAGGAACTGAGCTAG
- a CDS encoding glycosyltransferase family 2 protein, whose product MGETSRQPSIGVVVLTMGNRPDELQRALSTLMSQDAVDLDVVVVGNGWDPIGLPSGVRGLFLEENIGIPAGRNAGVPNVSGEFLCFLDDDSWFLDAGFLADAVSRFRRHPQMGMLQPRITDPANETDPRRWIPRLNKRTAEESSRVFHVGETCLVMARATFEATGGWAGGFWYAHEGIELAWRVWDTGHHVWYAGDMRIGHPVVDPRRHEEFYRLNARNRVWLARRNLHWPFSWIYVSSWVLIDCVRLRREPASVRQYLSGWKAGWQGNPWYSAPRPKLKWRTHLRMALAGRPPIV is encoded by the coding sequence ATGGGTGAAACGAGCCGGCAGCCGTCGATAGGTGTCGTTGTCCTGACCATGGGAAACAGACCCGATGAACTCCAACGTGCCCTGTCCACCTTGATGTCCCAGGACGCGGTGGACCTCGACGTGGTGGTCGTTGGCAACGGCTGGGACCCGATCGGGCTTCCCTCTGGGGTCCGTGGCCTCTTCCTCGAGGAGAACATTGGCATCCCTGCCGGAAGAAATGCCGGGGTGCCCAATGTATCCGGGGAGTTCCTGTGTTTTCTTGACGATGATTCGTGGTTCCTTGACGCCGGTTTCCTGGCCGATGCCGTTTCGCGGTTCAGGCGGCATCCGCAGATGGGAATGCTGCAACCGCGTATCACCGATCCTGCGAACGAAACTGATCCGCGCAGATGGATCCCCCGTCTGAATAAACGAACAGCCGAGGAATCAAGCAGGGTCTTTCACGTTGGAGAAACATGCCTAGTCATGGCGCGAGCCACCTTCGAAGCGACCGGCGGCTGGGCCGGAGGCTTCTGGTACGCCCACGAGGGCATCGAGCTGGCCTGGCGGGTGTGGGACACCGGGCACCATGTCTGGTACGCCGGTGACATGCGCATCGGCCACCCGGTGGTCGACCCCCGGCGGCACGAGGAGTTCTACCGGCTGAATGCCAGAAACCGGGTGTGGTTGGCCAGGCGCAACCTGCATTGGCCCTTCAGCTGGATCTACGTCAGCAGCTGGGTGCTCATCGACTGCGTGCGACTGCGCCGGGAACCGGCTAGCGTGCGCCAGTACCTGAGCGGATGGAAGGCCGGGTGGCAGGGAAACCCCTGGTACTCGGCGCCGCGGCCCAAACTCAAATGGCGGACGCACCTGCGCATGGCACTTGCCGGGCGTCCGCCCATCGTCTGA
- a CDS encoding CDP-alcohol phosphatidyltransferase family protein: protein MTTGHERPARPTLEQLRVVCQPPEVRARRNAEHWTAELYLRHISIYLTAVLVRTRISANGVTGLMILAGWLMSAALLIPGIWGPLLAVVLSQVQLYFDCSDGEVARWRNSQSPRGIFIDMVGHHTTEALLPIALGYRVFIELQEQSSPHAWPMLSLAAVVSVLLVLNRSLSLMVHAARGIAGLPKLPDTAEARAVPPTGFVGKLRSAARFLPFHRMLHAVELSMLILLMSILSALIGTPGVAEAWMLIVLLPATLLVNVGHFVACMASARLR from the coding sequence GTGACCACCGGGCATGAACGGCCTGCACGTCCGACGCTTGAACAGCTTCGTGTCGTGTGCCAACCGCCGGAGGTCCGTGCACGGCGCAATGCCGAGCATTGGACAGCTGAGCTCTACCTGCGCCATATTTCCATCTACCTGACCGCAGTGCTCGTGCGGACCCGCATCTCGGCCAACGGCGTGACGGGTCTGATGATCCTCGCCGGCTGGCTAATGTCGGCAGCGCTCCTGATCCCAGGTATCTGGGGCCCCCTTCTTGCCGTTGTCCTGTCGCAGGTTCAGCTCTACTTCGACTGCAGCGACGGCGAAGTCGCACGTTGGCGGAACTCGCAGTCTCCCCGTGGCATCTTCATCGACATGGTGGGGCATCACACCACTGAGGCGCTGTTGCCCATAGCCCTGGGCTACCGGGTGTTTATTGAACTGCAGGAACAGTCTTCGCCCCATGCCTGGCCGATGCTCTCCCTCGCCGCAGTCGTTTCGGTACTGTTGGTCCTGAACAGGTCGCTGAGCCTCATGGTCCACGCTGCTCGAGGCATAGCAGGGTTGCCGAAGCTTCCTGACACGGCCGAGGCCCGGGCCGTGCCCCCGACTGGTTTTGTGGGAAAGCTCCGCTCGGCGGCACGCTTCCTCCCGTTTCACAGGATGCTTCACGCGGTGGAGCTGAGCATGCTCATCCTGTTGATGTCGATCCTGTCGGCGCTTATTGGGACACCAGGGGTGGCCGAAGCATGGATGCTAATCGTGCTGCTTCCGGCAACCCTGCTGGTCAATGTGGGACACTTTGTTGCCTGCATGGCATCGGCCAGGCTCAGGTAG